In one window of Larus michahellis chromosome 10, bLarMic1.1, whole genome shotgun sequence DNA:
- the GPR27 gene encoding putative G-protein coupled receptor 27, producing MANSSELGSSSSPHLPSAGGLLSASGLKLATLGLILCVSLAGNVLFAWLILKDRHLHRAPYYLLLDLCLADGLRSLACFPFVMLSVRSGAAWPHGPLSCKVLAFLAVLFCFHAAFLLFCVGVTRYMAIAHHRFYAKRMTGWTCLAVVCMVWTLSMAMAFPPVFDVGTYKFIREEEQCIFEHRYVKANDTLGFMLMLAAVIAATHLVYIKLLFFIHGHRKMKPAQLVPAISQNWTFHGPGATGQAAANWTAGFGRGPTPPTLVGIRQATHSQIKRLLVLEEFKMEKRLCKMFYMITLLFLLLWSPYIVACYLRVFIKASSIPQVYLTTSVWMTFAQAGVNPILCFIFNKELRVCLRAHFPCCQSIQSTQGTILCDLKSFGM from the coding sequence ATGGCGAACAGCAGcgagctggggagcagcagcagcccgcACCTGCCCAGCGCCGGCGGCCTGCTGAGCGCCTCCGGGCTGAAGCTGGCCACCCTGGGCTTGATCCTCTGCGTGAGCCTGGCGGGCAACGTGCTCTTCGCCTGGCTCATCCTCAAGGACCGGCACCTGCACCGCGCCCCGTACTACCTGCTGCTGGACCTCTGCCTGGCCGACGGGCTCCGCTCGCTGGCCTGCTTCCCCTTCGTCATGCTGTCGGTGCGCAGTGGGGCCGCCTGGCCCCACGGGCCCCTCAGCTGCAAGGTGCTGGCCTTCCTGGCTGTGCTCTTCTGCTTCCACGCCGCCTTCCTGCTCTTCTGCGTGGGGGTCACGCGCTATATGGCCATCGCCCACCACCGCTTCTACGCCAAGCGCATGACGGGCTGGACCTGCCTGGCTGTGGTGTGCATGGTGTGGACCCTCTCCATGGCCATGGCCTTCCCCCCAGTTTTCGACGTGGGCACCTACAAGTTCATCCGGGAGGAGGAGCAGTGCATCTTCGAGCACCGCTACGTCAAGGCCAATGACACGCTGGGCTTCATGCTCATGCTGGCGGCTGTCATCGCCGCCACCCACCTGGTCTACATCAAGCTGCTCTTCTTCATCCACGGCCACCGCAAGATGAAGCCGGCCCAGCTGGTACCGGCCATCAGCCAGAATTGGACCTTCCACGGGCCGGGAGCCACCGGCCAAGCAGCTGCAAACTGGACGGCTGGCTTTGGCAGGGGGCCCACACCACCCACCCTCGTGGGCATAAGGCAGGCCACCCACAGCCAGATCAAGaggctgctggtgctggaggaGTTTAAGATGGAGAAAAGGCTCTGCAAGATGTTCTACATGATCACCTTgctcttcctgctcctctggTCCCCCTACATTGTGGCCTGCTACCTGCGGGTCTTCATTAAggccagctccatcccccaggtCTACCTGACCACCTCCGTCTGGATGACTTTTGCCCAGGCAGGGGTCAACCCCATCCTCTGCTTCATCTTCAACAAGGAGCTCAGGGTCTGTCTCCGAGCCCACTTCCCATGCTGCCAAAGCATCCAGAGCACCCAGGGCACCATCCTTTGCGATCTCAAGAGCTTTGGGATGTAG